From Variovorax sp. PMC12, the proteins below share one genomic window:
- the chrA gene encoding chromate efflux transporter, giving the protein MDTALPDASLAPSAPPQPVTFAEVLRFWLKLGFISFGGPAGQIAIMHTELVERRRWISEKRFLHALNFCMLLPGPEAQQLATYIGWLMHRTRGGIVAGALFVLPSLFILIALSWIYLRFGNVPAVAGVFYGIKPAITALVLHAAHRIGSRALKNRWMWGIAAAAFVAIFAFGTPFPAIVLAAGLIGYFGAKRAPGVFALGGGHGAAKQSYGAALIDDDTPTPPHARFSRPRLVKVLGAGLSLWLAAMGVLVATQGLHATLTQMGWFFTKAALLTFGGAYAVLPYVYQGAVEQHHWLSGAQMIDGLALGESTPGPLIMVVAFVGFVGGWLHRVLGPDSLFLAGALAATVVTFFTFLPSFVFILAGGPAIEATHGKLGFTAPLSAITAAVVGVILNLALFFAYHVLWPQGFGGHFDAMSAAIAVAAAIALFRFKVGVLPLLGGCAVLGLVLSLLVPGMR; this is encoded by the coding sequence GTGGACACTGCCCTGCCCGACGCAAGCCTGGCGCCTTCCGCGCCCCCGCAGCCGGTTACTTTTGCCGAAGTCTTGCGCTTCTGGCTCAAGCTCGGCTTCATCAGCTTCGGCGGCCCCGCCGGGCAGATCGCGATCATGCACACCGAGCTGGTCGAGCGCCGCCGCTGGATCAGCGAGAAGCGCTTTCTGCACGCGCTGAACTTCTGCATGCTGCTCCCCGGCCCCGAGGCACAGCAACTGGCCACCTACATCGGCTGGCTGATGCACAGGACCCGCGGCGGCATCGTCGCCGGCGCGCTGTTCGTGCTGCCTTCGCTGTTCATCCTGATCGCGCTGTCGTGGATATACCTCCGCTTCGGCAACGTGCCCGCGGTGGCCGGCGTCTTCTACGGCATCAAGCCGGCGATCACCGCGCTGGTGCTGCATGCGGCCCATCGCATCGGCAGCCGGGCCTTGAAAAACAGATGGATGTGGGGCATCGCCGCCGCGGCCTTCGTGGCGATCTTCGCGTTCGGCACGCCGTTTCCGGCCATCGTGCTGGCGGCCGGCCTGATCGGGTACTTCGGTGCAAAACGGGCGCCCGGCGTCTTCGCGCTGGGCGGCGGGCACGGCGCGGCCAAGCAGAGCTACGGTGCCGCGCTGATCGACGACGACACGCCCACGCCGCCGCACGCTCGCTTCTCGCGCCCGCGGTTGGTCAAGGTGCTGGGCGCCGGCCTGAGCCTGTGGCTAGCGGCCATGGGCGTTCTTGTCGCCACCCAGGGGCTGCACGCGACCCTCACGCAGATGGGCTGGTTCTTCACCAAGGCTGCGTTGCTGACCTTCGGCGGCGCCTATGCCGTGCTGCCCTATGTCTACCAGGGCGCCGTCGAGCAGCATCACTGGCTGTCGGGGGCGCAGATGATCGACGGACTGGCCCTGGGCGAGAGCACGCCGGGCCCGCTGATCATGGTCGTGGCATTCGTCGGCTTCGTCGGGGGTTGGCTGCACCGGGTGCTGGGGCCTGATTCGCTCTTCCTCGCGGGTGCACTGGCCGCCACGGTGGTGACCTTCTTCACCTTCCTGCCGTCGTTCGTCTTCATCCTGGCCGGCGGCCCGGCCATCGAGGCAACGCACGGCAAGCTGGGGTTTACCGCGCCGCTGTCCGCCATCACCGCGGCGGTGGTGGGCGTGATCCTGAACCTGGCACTCTTCTTCGCCTATCACGTGCTGTGGCCGCAGGGCTTCGGCGGGCACTTCGACGCCATGTCGGCGGCAATAGCCGTGGCGGCGGCCATTGCCTTGTTCCGGTTCAAGGTCGGGGTGCTGCCGCTGCTGGGTGGCTGCGCGGTGCTGGGGCTGGTGCTTTCGTTGCTGGTCCCTGGAATGCGTTGA
- a CDS encoding LysE/ArgO family amino acid transporter: MLNLQLIEGFVLGAGLLMALGPKDTFVIKNNLAGNNAVVLVLICALSDLALIILGVAGLGAVITANYWVMVLTMTVSILYLLYYGVRALYSAYLGQTHLDEQGASQRPMPRAQVVRGAFFHSLLTPFAWLDTVLVIGSISAIKVGADKFYFAGGAVVASFLWFIALTVGSRLAAPIFRNRRVWQGLDILVFISMFVLAGKLVADYPWKGQ, translated from the coding sequence ATGTTAAATCTGCAGCTCATCGAGGGTTTTGTTCTTGGGGCCGGTCTATTGATGGCGCTTGGACCCAAGGATACTTTTGTAATAAAAAATAATCTTGCAGGAAATAATGCTGTAGTCCTTGTACTGATATGCGCTTTATCGGACTTGGCGTTGATCATTCTTGGTGTCGCCGGGCTCGGGGCGGTCATTACTGCAAACTACTGGGTCATGGTCTTGACAATGACGGTCAGCATTCTTTATTTGCTGTACTACGGTGTCAGAGCTTTGTATTCGGCCTATCTTGGGCAAACCCATCTGGACGAACAAGGTGCTTCACAAAGGCCGATGCCACGCGCGCAAGTGGTCAGGGGCGCGTTTTTTCATTCGCTGCTCACGCCGTTCGCCTGGCTTGATACCGTGTTGGTCATCGGATCAATCAGCGCGATCAAGGTTGGGGCGGACAAGTTCTACTTTGCAGGCGGCGCCGTGGTGGCGTCTTTCTTATGGTTCATCGCACTCACTGTCGGGTCGCGTCTGGCTGCGCCGATATTCAGGAATCGCCGGGTATGGCAAGGGTTGGACATCCTTGTCTTCATATCCATGTTTGTATTGGCAGGAAAGTTGGTCGCTGACTATCCCTGGAAGGGGCAGTAG
- a CDS encoding 2OG-Fe(II) oxygenase family protein, giving the protein MKVGNSAGLRELIMNYVATSSAVTRIGSIDADSPPEDLRDTVLSLITHGYAIVKMTSMAQRAVWSALDEISRTLEDMRADFCFPDRTDGFLPKGGEHAKYTDNVDLCDRFCYWHKHRSLHTGHPFVEALAYQNIAKSETELSSFAQRLIDGLWDFFRNDDHVSIRDSSYLQLCLYESSYHEDGRTYLQDRHEDGHLITLIKPTRDGLVIFLNDREVSVHLADDEVIVITGSLLTMLSDGRIPTMYHAVRKPKMELARSSLVYFAIPDLRHSYTTLLGKDRINTAEFADESHRAFGNTPLI; this is encoded by the coding sequence ATGAAAGTCGGCAATTCAGCCGGGTTAAGGGAGTTAATAATGAATTATGTTGCTACCTCTTCTGCTGTTACGCGCATTGGATCGATTGATGCCGACTCTCCGCCTGAGGATTTGCGCGATACCGTGCTTTCTTTAATTACTCATGGCTACGCCATAGTGAAGATGACCAGCATGGCTCAAAGAGCGGTTTGGTCTGCACTGGATGAGATATCGCGTACTCTAGAAGATATGCGAGCAGACTTTTGTTTTCCTGATCGAACTGACGGCTTTCTACCCAAGGGTGGGGAGCATGCGAAGTACACGGATAACGTCGATCTCTGTGACAGATTTTGCTACTGGCATAAGCATCGATCACTTCATACGGGTCACCCGTTCGTTGAGGCGCTCGCATATCAGAACATTGCAAAGAGCGAGACGGAACTCTCGTCGTTTGCTCAGCGCCTGATTGACGGACTATGGGACTTCTTTCGCAATGACGATCATGTGTCGATTCGCGACAGTTCTTATCTTCAATTGTGTTTGTACGAGAGCAGCTACCATGAGGATGGGCGCACCTATCTACAAGACCGGCATGAAGACGGTCATCTCATTACCTTGATCAAACCCACTCGCGACGGATTGGTAATTTTTCTGAACGACAGAGAAGTTTCTGTGCACCTTGCGGATGATGAAGTCATCGTTATCACGGGATCGTTGCTGACGATGCTTTCTGATGGACGGATTCCCACCATGTATCACGCGGTTCGCAAACCAAAGATGGAACTCGCGCGCAGTTCACTGGTTTACTTTGCCATTCCAGATCTTCGGCATTCGTATACCACTTTGCTGGGAAAGGACCGCATCAACACTGCCGAATTCGCGGATGAAAGTCATCGGGCCTTCGGAAACACTCCGTTGATCTAA
- a CDS encoding response regulator, with protein MNTPSAIDPEDFDRLLSRNLKLPLIGGIFGAVVFVALILFLLNTIGWVEHTDRVTRAASELQRQSIDMETGMRGFLITGDETFLEPYQSALPRMKSDTAALRELVSDNRQQVERIDRIASIQATWTEFARSLIAARRAGEDAQAQVRLGRGKRLTDDMRAEFTAFIDTEQALRFQRNNDANRTAWWVICLFLLFTLTLTGLVAYFGRRQLVRLSDSYDVVLKEQSAHAERLSHEAWLRGAQTELVGELVGELSAPDMGRKVLAFFSRHLGTSVGAMYVRERHGPLRRAASYGFSSAAEATPQVFSPTESLVGQAAAERRRMVVEPVDADYLKVNSGLGEMTPKAVLLLPVGSDGMVNGVVELGLPAPLDERGSQLLDVVADDIGTSLAAARYREQLQDVLAETQQLNEELQVQQEELRTANEELEEQSRALRASQAMLENQQAELEQTNSQLSERTEALDQRNTALRRVQRDLEDRADELQRASRYKSEFLANMSHELRTPLNSALILAKLLGDNPQGNLTQEQVKFAESIYSSGNDLLVLINDILDISKVEAGKLEVVPEDVSLRRLAESLETTFRPLAKQKNLSFRLEIKPDAPASLVTDRQRVEQILKNLLSNALKFTDRGEVALVVSAAADGGASFAVTDSGIGIDPQQHELIFEAFRQADGTTSRRYGGTGLGLSISRDLTHLLGGTLAVQSQPGQGSTFVLQLPARAPQAPGNAPGNASAAPSAVYTPKPAHAPVGLAPAAPAVPLPPHPPSPVPAPQFADDRSLPRDQVRRVLVIEDEPQFAHILYDLAHELGYRCLVAHGAADGFELATQFVPDAILLDMRLPDSTGLDLLQRLKDSPHTRHIPIHVVSAADNAQGAALQMGAIGYALKPTTRDELMRVFARLEDKLTQKVKVVLLVEDDELQRESVMRLIEDDDIEIVAVGSGEEALELLRTRVFDCMITDLRLPDMQGSELLKAMAAEEIVSFPPVIVYTGRNLTRDEETELQRYSRSIIIKGARSPERLLDEVTLFLHKVEAELSSERQGMLKTARGRDRIFEGRTILLVDDDVRNIFALTSALEQRGAAVEIGRNGREALEKLDQVSEIDLVLMDVMMPEMDGLEATRRMRADPRFEKMPVIAITAKAMKDDREQCLAAGANDYLAKPVDLERLFSLLRVWMPKMERL; from the coding sequence ATGAACACTCCCTCCGCGATAGACCCCGAAGACTTCGACCGTCTGCTGAGCCGCAACCTCAAGCTCCCCCTGATCGGCGGCATCTTCGGCGCCGTGGTGTTCGTCGCGCTGATCCTGTTCCTGCTCAACACCATCGGCTGGGTCGAGCACACCGACCGCGTGACCCGTGCCGCCAGCGAGCTGCAGCGCCAGAGCATCGACATGGAGACCGGCATGCGCGGCTTCCTGATCACCGGTGACGAGACGTTCCTCGAGCCCTACCAGAGTGCCCTGCCCCGCATGAAGTCCGACACGGCCGCATTGCGCGAATTGGTGTCGGACAACCGCCAGCAGGTCGAGCGCATCGACCGCATCGCGTCCATCCAGGCCACCTGGACCGAATTCGCGCGCAGCCTGATCGCCGCGCGCCGCGCCGGAGAGGACGCCCAGGCCCAGGTGCGGCTGGGCCGCGGAAAGCGGCTGACCGACGACATGCGCGCCGAGTTCACCGCCTTCATCGACACCGAACAGGCGCTGCGCTTCCAGCGCAACAACGACGCCAACCGCACCGCGTGGTGGGTGATCTGCCTGTTCCTGCTGTTCACGCTGACGCTGACCGGGCTGGTGGCCTACTTCGGCCGACGGCAGCTGGTGCGGCTTTCCGACAGCTACGACGTGGTGCTGAAGGAGCAGTCGGCGCACGCCGAACGCCTGTCGCATGAGGCCTGGCTGCGCGGCGCGCAGACCGAACTGGTGGGCGAACTGGTGGGCGAGCTCAGCGCGCCGGACATGGGGCGCAAGGTCCTGGCTTTCTTCTCTCGCCACCTGGGCACGTCGGTCGGCGCCATGTATGTGCGCGAGCGGCATGGGCCGCTGCGTCGGGCCGCGAGCTACGGCTTCTCCAGCGCGGCCGAGGCCACGCCGCAGGTTTTCTCGCCGACCGAGAGCCTGGTGGGCCAGGCCGCGGCGGAGCGCCGCCGCATGGTGGTCGAGCCCGTGGATGCCGACTACCTGAAGGTCAACTCGGGCCTGGGCGAGATGACGCCCAAGGCCGTACTGCTGCTGCCGGTCGGCAGCGACGGCATGGTCAACGGCGTGGTCGAACTGGGCCTGCCGGCCCCGCTGGACGAGCGCGGCAGCCAGCTGCTGGACGTGGTGGCCGACGACATCGGCACCTCGCTGGCGGCGGCGCGATACCGCGAGCAGCTGCAGGACGTGCTGGCAGAGACCCAGCAGCTCAACGAGGAACTGCAGGTGCAGCAGGAAGAGCTGCGCACCGCCAACGAAGAACTCGAGGAGCAGTCGCGTGCGCTGCGTGCCTCCCAGGCCATGCTGGAGAACCAGCAGGCCGAGCTGGAACAGACCAACAGCCAGCTGTCGGAGCGCACCGAGGCGCTGGACCAGCGCAACACCGCGCTGCGCCGCGTGCAGCGCGACCTGGAGGACCGCGCCGACGAACTGCAGCGCGCGAGCCGCTACAAGTCGGAGTTCCTGGCGAACATGTCGCACGAGCTGCGCACGCCGCTGAACAGCGCGCTCATTCTGGCCAAGCTGCTGGGCGACAACCCGCAGGGCAACCTGACGCAGGAGCAGGTGAAGTTCGCGGAGTCGATCTATTCGTCGGGCAACGACCTGCTGGTGCTGATCAACGACATCCTCGACATCTCGAAGGTGGAGGCCGGCAAGCTCGAAGTGGTGCCCGAAGACGTGTCCCTGCGCCGGCTCGCCGAGAGCCTGGAAACCACCTTCCGCCCGCTGGCGAAGCAGAAGAACCTGAGCTTCCGCCTCGAGATCAAGCCCGATGCGCCAGCCTCGCTGGTGACCGACCGCCAGCGCGTGGAGCAGATCTTGAAGAACCTGCTGTCGAACGCGCTCAAGTTCACCGACCGCGGCGAGGTGGCGCTGGTGGTGTCTGCCGCGGCGGACGGCGGCGCCAGCTTTGCAGTTACCGACTCGGGCATCGGCATCGACCCTCAGCAGCACGAGCTGATCTTCGAGGCCTTCCGCCAGGCCGACGGCACCACCAGCCGGCGCTACGGCGGCACGGGGCTGGGCCTGTCGATCTCGCGCGACCTCACCCATCTGCTGGGCGGCACGCTCGCAGTGCAGAGCCAGCCGGGCCAGGGCAGCACCTTCGTGCTGCAGCTTCCGGCCAGGGCGCCCCAGGCACCGGGTAATGCACCGGGCAATGCATCGGCAGCGCCCTCGGCCGTCTACACGCCCAAGCCGGCGCACGCCCCGGTCGGCCTGGCACCGGCCGCGCCTGCCGTGCCGCTCCCGCCCCATCCGCCCTCCCCGGTGCCCGCGCCGCAGTTCGCGGACGACCGCTCGCTGCCGCGCGACCAGGTGCGCCGCGTGCTGGTGATCGAGGACGAACCGCAGTTCGCGCACATCCTCTACGACCTGGCGCACGAACTCGGCTACCGCTGCCTGGTGGCGCACGGCGCGGCCGACGGCTTCGAGCTGGCCACGCAATTCGTGCCCGACGCCATCCTGCTGGACATGCGCCTGCCCGACAGCACCGGCCTGGACCTGCTGCAACGCCTGAAGGACTCGCCGCACACCCGCCACATCCCGATCCACGTGGTCTCGGCCGCCGACAACGCGCAGGGTGCGGCGCTGCAGATGGGCGCCATCGGCTACGCGCTGAAGCCGACCACGCGCGACGAGCTGATGCGCGTGTTCGCGCGGCTGGAAGACAAGCTCACCCAGAAGGTCAAGGTGGTGCTGCTGGTGGAAGACGACGAGCTGCAGCGCGAGAGCGTGATGCGCCTGATCGAGGACGACGACATCGAGATCGTGGCCGTGGGCTCGGGCGAAGAAGCGCTGGAGCTGCTGCGCACCCGTGTCTTCGACTGCATGATCACCGACCTGCGGCTGCCCGACATGCAGGGCAGCGAGCTGCTCAAGGCCATGGCGGCGGAGGAGATCGTGTCGTTCCCGCCGGTCATCGTGTACACCGGGCGCAACCTCACGCGCGACGAGGAAACCGAGCTGCAGCGCTACTCGCGCTCGATCATCATCAAGGGCGCGCGCTCGCCCGAGCGCCTGCTCGACGAGGTGACACTGTTCCTGCACAAGGTGGAAGCCGAACTGTCGAGCGAGCGCCAGGGCATGCTCAAGACGGCGCGCGGACGCGACCGCATCTTCGAGGGCCGGACCATCCTGCTGGTGGACGACGACGTGCGCAACATCTTCGCGCTGACGAGCGCGCTCGAGCAGCGCGGCGCGGCCGTGGAAATCGGCCGCAACGGCCGCGAGGCGCTGGAAAAACTCGACCAGGTGAGCGAGATCGACCTGGTGCTGATGGACGTGATGATGCCGGAGATGGACGGCCTGGAAGCCACGCGCCGCATGCGCGCCGACCCGCGCTTCGAGAAGATGCCGGTCATCGCCATCACCGCCAAGGCCATGAAGGACGACCGCGAGCAGTGCCTGGCCGCGGGCGCCAACGACTACCTCGCCAAGCCCGTGGACCTGGAACGGTTGTTCTCGCTGCTGCGGGTGTGGATGCCGAAAATGGAGCGCCTGTGA
- a CDS encoding CheR family methyltransferase yields the protein MTTSRPGSPATPLTAVAPPLPPLSDTEIELRLLMEAIYLKYSYDFRNYTMASQKRRVLHALEQLGLPSISALQDRVLRDPVLFGRLLQFLTIPVSEMFRDPAYFLALRQHVVPILHTYPSVKVWVAGCSTGEEVFSLAILLREEGLLERTQIYATDINPASLEKARQGIFPLEAIRGYTTNYQRAGGRSAFSDYYTAAYEAARFDPSLCADVIFADHSLATDSVFAETQLVSCRNVLIYFNRELQDRALGLFHESLSHRGFLGLGSKESIDFSGYSERFETHARAERIYRKAS from the coding sequence GTGACCACTTCACGCCCCGGTTCTCCCGCGACGCCGCTCACGGCGGTCGCGCCGCCGCTGCCGCCCCTGAGCGACACCGAGATCGAGCTGCGCCTGCTGATGGAGGCCATCTACCTCAAGTACAGCTACGACTTCCGCAACTACACCATGGCCTCGCAGAAGCGCCGCGTGCTGCATGCGCTGGAGCAGCTCGGGCTGCCGAGCATCTCGGCGCTGCAGGACCGCGTGCTGCGCGACCCGGTGCTGTTCGGCCGGCTGCTGCAGTTCCTGACCATCCCGGTGAGCGAGATGTTCCGCGACCCGGCGTACTTCCTGGCGCTGCGCCAGCACGTGGTGCCGATCCTGCACACCTACCCCTCGGTCAAGGTCTGGGTGGCGGGCTGCAGCACCGGCGAGGAAGTGTTCTCGCTCGCCATCCTGCTGCGCGAGGAAGGCCTGCTCGAGCGCACGCAGATCTACGCCACCGACATCAACCCGGCCTCGCTGGAGAAGGCGCGCCAGGGCATTTTTCCGCTGGAGGCGATCCGCGGCTACACCACCAACTACCAGCGCGCAGGCGGGCGCAGCGCGTTCTCCGACTATTACACCGCCGCTTACGAGGCCGCGCGCTTCGACCCCTCGCTGTGCGCCGACGTGATCTTCGCCGACCACAGCCTGGCGACCGACAGCGTGTTCGCGGAAACGCAGCTGGTGTCGTGCCGCAACGTGCTCATCTATTTCAACCGTGAGTTGCAGGACCGGGCGCTGGGGCTGTTCCACGAGTCGCTGTCGCACCGCGGATTCCTGGGCCTGGGCTCGAAGGAAAGCATCGACTTCTCGGGCTATTCGGAGCGCTTCGAAACGCACGCGCGCGCCGAGCGCATCTACCGCAAGGCCTCATGA
- a CDS encoding chemotaxis protein CheB codes for MKRRLRSTNKRVEAVVLGASAGGIDALNTLLQGLPASWHLPMTVVLHLPEEHESHLAEIFAQRLPIPVREAADKMPLAAGSLYFAPPGYHLSIERERAFSLSCEPPVLFSRPSIDVLMTSAADAYGPALAGFLLTGANYDGAEGLHRIHLAGGLTAVQDPTEAQIPTMPQAAIARHAPDYVLPLRELRALLLQLESAHEH; via the coding sequence ATGAAAAGGCGGCTTCGCTCGACCAACAAGCGCGTGGAGGCCGTGGTGCTGGGCGCCTCCGCGGGCGGCATCGACGCGCTCAACACCCTGCTGCAGGGCCTGCCCGCCAGCTGGCACCTCCCGATGACGGTGGTGCTGCACCTGCCCGAGGAACACGAAAGCCATCTGGCGGAGATCTTCGCGCAGCGGCTGCCCATTCCGGTGCGCGAGGCGGCCGACAAGATGCCGCTCGCGGCGGGCAGCCTGTACTTCGCGCCGCCGGGCTATCACCTGTCGATCGAGCGCGAGCGCGCCTTCTCGCTGAGCTGCGAGCCGCCCGTGCTGTTCTCGCGGCCGTCCATCGACGTGCTCATGACATCCGCGGCCGATGCCTACGGCCCCGCCCTCGCCGGCTTCCTGCTGACCGGCGCCAACTACGACGGTGCCGAGGGGCTGCACCGCATCCATCTGGCCGGCGGACTGACCGCCGTACAGGACCCGACAGAAGCTCAGATCCCGACCATGCCCCAAGCCGCCATCGCGCGCCACGCCCCCGACTACGTGCTCCCATTGCGCGAATTGCGAGCCCTGCTTCTGCAACTGGAGTCGGCCCATGAACATTGA
- a CDS encoding hybrid sensor histidine kinase/response regulator: MNIDIESKLLIVDDLPENLLALEALIRAPGRVVYRAASAEAALALLLEHEFALAIVDVQMPGMNGFELAELMRGTERTRHIPIIFVSAAGRELNYAFQGYESGAVDFLHKPLDPHAVVSKVNVFVDLHRHRKALRHEMDQLAAAHHKQEELVQQLQHTQRELERAVRMRDDFMSMVSHELRTPLNTLYLEAQLRQLHLSKGNLANFAPDRLPAMIERDQRQIRNMVRLIDDMLDVTRMRRDALSIQTKPVDLSALSRAVVENLRQQAEAAGSVITLHAPPELRGVWDEFRIEQVLTNLLTNALRYGGGKPVEMTVSLEGDSARVAVRDQGIGIAPEDHARIFEQFERTDDSRRHAAGLGLGLYITRKIVCLHAGRIGVESAPGEGSTFVVELPLQIPDAASAAPQPT; the protein is encoded by the coding sequence ATGAACATTGACATCGAGAGCAAGCTGCTGATCGTCGATGACCTGCCGGAGAACCTGCTGGCACTGGAAGCGCTCATCCGCGCGCCGGGGCGCGTGGTGTACCGCGCGGCCTCGGCCGAAGCGGCGCTGGCGCTGCTGCTGGAACACGAATTCGCTCTGGCCATCGTCGACGTGCAGATGCCCGGCATGAACGGTTTCGAGCTGGCCGAGCTGATGCGCGGGACCGAGCGCACCCGGCACATTCCCATCATCTTCGTGAGCGCCGCGGGGCGCGAGCTGAACTACGCTTTCCAGGGCTACGAAAGCGGCGCGGTCGACTTCCTGCACAAGCCGCTGGACCCGCACGCGGTGGTCAGCAAGGTCAACGTGTTCGTCGACCTGCACCGCCACCGCAAGGCGCTGCGCCACGAGATGGACCAGCTCGCGGCCGCCCACCACAAGCAGGAAGAGCTGGTGCAGCAGTTGCAGCACACCCAGCGCGAGCTGGAGCGCGCGGTGCGCATGCGCGACGACTTCATGTCGATGGTGTCGCACGAGCTGCGCACGCCGCTGAACACGCTCTACCTCGAGGCCCAGCTGCGCCAGCTGCATCTGTCGAAGGGCAACCTCGCCAACTTCGCGCCCGACAGGCTGCCGGCGATGATCGAGCGCGACCAGCGGCAGATCCGCAACATGGTGCGGCTGATCGACGACATGCTCGACGTGACGCGCATGCGGCGCGATGCCCTTTCCATCCAGACCAAGCCGGTGGACCTGAGCGCGCTCTCCCGCGCGGTGGTCGAGAACCTGCGCCAGCAGGCCGAGGCCGCCGGCTCGGTCATCACGCTGCACGCACCGCCCGAACTGCGCGGCGTGTGGGACGAATTCCGCATCGAACAGGTGCTGACCAACCTGCTGACGAACGCGCTGCGCTACGGCGGCGGCAAGCCGGTGGAGATGACCGTGAGTCTCGAAGGCGACAGCGCCCGGGTGGCGGTGCGCGACCAGGGCATCGGCATCGCGCCGGAGGACCACGCCCGCATCTTCGAGCAGTTCGAACGCACCGACGACAGCCGCCGGCATGCGGCGGGGCTGGGCCTGGGGCTGTACATCACGCGCAAGATCGTGTGCCTGCATGCCGGGCGCATCGGCGTGGAGAGCGCACCCGGCGAGGGCTCGACCTTCGTGGTCGAACTGCCGCTGCAGATCCCCGACGCCGCCAGCGCCGCCCCGCAACCGACGTAG
- a CDS encoding response regulator, translating to MNVLIVDDNEAAADLLQELLTLQDHTARCTYTARQALDAAAAESFDAALIDLTLPDFPGTEVARQLRANAAAGAPKLLVAISGFSANDSGGQSAKGLFDHHLQKPIDIDKLDRILAQPPG from the coding sequence GTGAATGTGCTGATCGTCGACGACAACGAAGCCGCGGCCGACCTGTTGCAGGAACTGCTGACATTGCAGGACCACACGGCGCGCTGCACCTACACAGCCCGACAGGCGCTCGACGCGGCCGCCGCCGAGAGCTTCGATGCCGCGCTGATCGACCTCACGCTGCCCGACTTCCCCGGCACCGAGGTGGCGCGCCAGTTGCGTGCCAATGCGGCCGCCGGCGCGCCGAAGCTGCTGGTGGCGATCTCGGGTTTCTCGGCCAACGACAGCGGCGGCCAGTCGGCCAAGGGCCTGTTCGACCACCACCTGCAAAAGCCGATCGACATCGACAAGCTGGACCGGATCTTGGCGCAGCCGCCCGGCTGA